In Takifugu flavidus isolate HTHZ2018 chromosome 13, ASM371156v2, whole genome shotgun sequence, the following are encoded in one genomic region:
- the LOC130536921 gene encoding anoctamin-9 isoform X2: protein MTGHKRQPSIELLELMGVVRENGNEQTSFPPLHTPLSYDYVLVAKTIENQQREAFKKQIEYIEELKKKNIKVTKIINDDLVFYGIQAPKEIFEKYRYLLKVSDACNWSSDQNTVPLSTRIRIVHFILTHTPIHSGESLRDLMKMKVFEARFCLHEKKKQKELKESWARWTACLQGQPITAVRNYFGEKVALYYLWLGWYTYLLIPPALIGVIVFLYGLAFFNSSPLIKEVCDADTVMCPLCDRRCKVWQLSDTCTYAKVSLLFDNNGTVLFAMFMAVWATLFLEFWKRHRASYVCEWKVSDWCEEEEELILEIVNNVNCQPKKYKHSYLRSTLVLICVTAMILVIIGLTHALVVFRVIAAALLAKGSWEFLTNHSNTGAMMLGAVLHYLIITVMTRINRIVAMKLCEIEETRSFAATEKSFTVKMFTFQFFTYFSSLFYVAFFLGRINGHPGGYVRIAGKWRLEECHPSGCLTDLFIQMAIIMVLKQTISNIFEFTGPWFHRWLRRRRTQKLQRKCAHCYLKDEQEAKDGDELCDNCKLRNWLSNYRLNNVDSFSLFNEFLEMVIQFSFTTIFVAAFPLAPLLALINNVIEIRLDAIKMVTLERRLVPKKTNDIGVWINVLEAIGVLAVIANGLVIGVSSDFIPRLVYRYLYGPCANGTVPDIDCMTGYINNSLSIARMGDHNILEFSPNQMVTAGGLNVSHCSYKDHRSNEDYSLTPQFWLISAVRFAFVILFEVSREAQQHNRDHPGPGTTLA, encoded by the exons ATGACGGGCCACAAGAGGCAG CCCAGTATCGAGCTACTGGAGTTAATGGGAGTGGTGAGAGAGAATGGAAATGAGCAGACGTCGTTTCCTCCCTTG CATACACCTCTGTCCTACGACTACGTCCTGGTTGCCAAGACGATTGAAAACCAGCAGCGGGAGGCGTTCAAGAAGCAAATCGAATACATCGAAgagctgaagaaaaagaacattAAAGTCACT aAAATTATAAACGACGACCTCGTTTTTTATGGGATTCAAGCACCCAAAGAAATCTTTGAGAAGTACAGGTACCTGCTCAAAGTGTCCGATGCCTGCAACTGGAGTTCGGATCAGAATACCGTCCCGCTCAGCACCCG GATCAGGATTGTCCATTTCATCTTGACTCACACGCCGATTCACTCTGGAG AGAGTTTACGGGACCTCATGAAGATGAAGGTCTTTGAAGCCAGGTTCTGCTTGCATGAG aaaaagaaacagaaagagctgaaggagagcTGGGCACGATGGACCGCCTGTCTCCAAGGGCAACCCATAACTGCTGTCAG GAACTACTTTGGGGAGAAGGTGGCCTTGTACTACCTGTGGCTGGGCTGGTACACGTATCTTCTCATCCCGCCCGCTCTCATCGGGGTCATAGTCTTCCTTTATGGCCTGGCCTTCTTCAACAGCTCGCCTCTCAT AAAGGAGGTCTGCGACGCCGACACGGTCATGTGCCCGCTCTGCGACCGCAGGTGTAAAGTGTGGCAGCTGTCTGACACCTGCACGTATGCCAAG GTGAGCCTGCTGTTCGATAATAATGGTACGGTCCTGTTTGCAATGTTCATGGCAGTGTGGG CGACGCTGTTTCTGGAGTTCTGGAAGCGGCACCGGGCTTCATACGTATGTGAATGGAAGGTTTCTGActggtgtgaggaggag GAGGAGCTGATCCTAGAGATCGTCAACAACGTCAACTGCCAGCCTAAAAAGTACAAGCACTCCTACCTGCGCAGCACGCTGGTGCTGATCTGCGTCACCGCCATG ATATTGGTCATCATTGGTCTGACACACGCCCTGGTGGTGTTCAGGGTGATCGCCGCTGCGCTCTTGGCCAAGGGATCGTGGGAGTTCCTTACCAACCACTCCAACACCGGAGCCATGATGCTGGGGGCCGTCCTGCATTacctcatcatcaccgtcatgaCCCGG atcAACCGGATCGTAGCCATGAAGCTCTGCGAAATTG AGGAAACGCGATCTTTCGCTGCCACGGAGAAGAGCTTCACGGTCAAGATGTTCACCTTCCAGTTCTTCACCtatttctcctccctcttctacGTGGCCTTCTTTCTGGGCAG GATAAATGGTCACCCTGGTGGTTATGTTCGAATTGCAGGGAAATGGCGGCTGGAGGAG TGTCACCCCAGCGGATGCCTCACAGACCTCTTCATCCAGATGGCCATCATCATGGTGCTCAAACAAACCATCAGCAACATCTTCGAGTTCACCGGCCC CTGGTTCCACAggtggctgaggaggagaaggacccagaagctgcagaggaaatgCGCCCACTGTTACCTGAAAGACGAGCAGGAGGCCAAAGACGGAGACGAGCTGTGCGACAACTGCAAGCTTCGAAACTGGCTGAGCAACTACCGTCTAAACAACGTGGACTCCTTCAGCCTCTTCAACGAGTTCCTGGAAATGG TGATCCAGTTCAGCTTCACCACCATATTCGTGGCTGCGTTTCCACTCGCCCCTCTGCTGGCCCTCATTAACAACGTCATCGAGATACGCTTGGACGCCATCAAGATGGTCACGCTGGAGCGCAGACTCGTTCCCAAGAAGACAAACGACATCG GCGTGTGGATCAACGTGTTGGAGGCCATCGGCGTCTTGGCTGTCATCGCAAACGGGCTGGTCATCGGCGTGTCTTCGGACTTCATCCCCAGACTGGTGTACCGCTACCTCTACGGGCCGTGCGCCAACGGTACCGTGCCAGATATCGA ctGCATGACCGGCTACATCAACAACAGCCTCTCCATCGCCCGGATGGGCGACCACAACATTCTCGAGTTTTCCCCTAATCAGATGGTGACCGCGGGCGGCCTGAATGTCTCCCACTGCAG CTACAAAGATCACAGGAGCAACGAAGATTACAGTTTGACTCCGCAGTTCTGGCTGATCTCAGCCGTTCGCTTCGCGTTTGTCATCCTGTTTGAGGTGAGTCGGGAAGCCCAGCAGCACAACCGAGACCATCCAGGGCCTGGTACCACGTTAGCATAA
- the LOC130536921 gene encoding anoctamin-9 isoform X1, producing MTGHKRQPSIELLELMGVVRENGNEQTSFPPLHTPLSYDYVLVAKTIENQQREAFKKQIEYIEELKKKNIKVTKIINDDLVFYGIQAPKEIFEKYRYLLKVSDACNWSSDQNTVPLSTRIRIVHFILTHTPIHSGESLRDLMKMKVFEARFCLHEKKKQKELKESWARWTACLQGQPITAVRNYFGEKVALYYLWLGWYTYLLIPPALIGVIVFLYGLAFFNSSPLIKEVCDADTVMCPLCDRRCKVWQLSDTCTYAKVSLLFDNNGTVLFAMFMAVWATLFLEFWKRHRASYVCEWKVSDWCEEEEELILEIVNNVNCQPKKYKHSYLRSTLVLICVTAMILVIIGLTHALVVFRVIAAALLAKGSWEFLTNHSNTGAMMLGAVLHYLIITVMTRINRIVAMKLCEIEETRSFAATEKSFTVKMFTFQFFTYFSSLFYVAFFLGRINGHPGGYVRIAGKWRLEECHPSGCLTDLFIQMAIIMVLKQTISNIFEFTGPWFHRWLRRRRTQKLQRKCAHCYLKDEQEAKDGDELCDNCKLRNWLSNYRLNNVDSFSLFNEFLEMVIQFSFTTIFVAAFPLAPLLALINNVIEIRLDAIKMVTLERRLVPKKTNDIGVWINVLEAIGVLAVIANGLVIGVSSDFIPRLVYRYLYGPCANGTVPDIDCMTGYINNSLSIARMGDHNILEFSPNQMVTAGGLNVSHCSYKDHRSNEDYSLTPQFWLISAVRFAFVILFEHIVVIFKFVAAWFVPSAPMQVKNDRLFDKLNRLKEELSSSEA from the exons ATGACGGGCCACAAGAGGCAG CCCAGTATCGAGCTACTGGAGTTAATGGGAGTGGTGAGAGAGAATGGAAATGAGCAGACGTCGTTTCCTCCCTTG CATACACCTCTGTCCTACGACTACGTCCTGGTTGCCAAGACGATTGAAAACCAGCAGCGGGAGGCGTTCAAGAAGCAAATCGAATACATCGAAgagctgaagaaaaagaacattAAAGTCACT aAAATTATAAACGACGACCTCGTTTTTTATGGGATTCAAGCACCCAAAGAAATCTTTGAGAAGTACAGGTACCTGCTCAAAGTGTCCGATGCCTGCAACTGGAGTTCGGATCAGAATACCGTCCCGCTCAGCACCCG GATCAGGATTGTCCATTTCATCTTGACTCACACGCCGATTCACTCTGGAG AGAGTTTACGGGACCTCATGAAGATGAAGGTCTTTGAAGCCAGGTTCTGCTTGCATGAG aaaaagaaacagaaagagctgaaggagagcTGGGCACGATGGACCGCCTGTCTCCAAGGGCAACCCATAACTGCTGTCAG GAACTACTTTGGGGAGAAGGTGGCCTTGTACTACCTGTGGCTGGGCTGGTACACGTATCTTCTCATCCCGCCCGCTCTCATCGGGGTCATAGTCTTCCTTTATGGCCTGGCCTTCTTCAACAGCTCGCCTCTCAT AAAGGAGGTCTGCGACGCCGACACGGTCATGTGCCCGCTCTGCGACCGCAGGTGTAAAGTGTGGCAGCTGTCTGACACCTGCACGTATGCCAAG GTGAGCCTGCTGTTCGATAATAATGGTACGGTCCTGTTTGCAATGTTCATGGCAGTGTGGG CGACGCTGTTTCTGGAGTTCTGGAAGCGGCACCGGGCTTCATACGTATGTGAATGGAAGGTTTCTGActggtgtgaggaggag GAGGAGCTGATCCTAGAGATCGTCAACAACGTCAACTGCCAGCCTAAAAAGTACAAGCACTCCTACCTGCGCAGCACGCTGGTGCTGATCTGCGTCACCGCCATG ATATTGGTCATCATTGGTCTGACACACGCCCTGGTGGTGTTCAGGGTGATCGCCGCTGCGCTCTTGGCCAAGGGATCGTGGGAGTTCCTTACCAACCACTCCAACACCGGAGCCATGATGCTGGGGGCCGTCCTGCATTacctcatcatcaccgtcatgaCCCGG atcAACCGGATCGTAGCCATGAAGCTCTGCGAAATTG AGGAAACGCGATCTTTCGCTGCCACGGAGAAGAGCTTCACGGTCAAGATGTTCACCTTCCAGTTCTTCACCtatttctcctccctcttctacGTGGCCTTCTTTCTGGGCAG GATAAATGGTCACCCTGGTGGTTATGTTCGAATTGCAGGGAAATGGCGGCTGGAGGAG TGTCACCCCAGCGGATGCCTCACAGACCTCTTCATCCAGATGGCCATCATCATGGTGCTCAAACAAACCATCAGCAACATCTTCGAGTTCACCGGCCC CTGGTTCCACAggtggctgaggaggagaaggacccagaagctgcagaggaaatgCGCCCACTGTTACCTGAAAGACGAGCAGGAGGCCAAAGACGGAGACGAGCTGTGCGACAACTGCAAGCTTCGAAACTGGCTGAGCAACTACCGTCTAAACAACGTGGACTCCTTCAGCCTCTTCAACGAGTTCCTGGAAATGG TGATCCAGTTCAGCTTCACCACCATATTCGTGGCTGCGTTTCCACTCGCCCCTCTGCTGGCCCTCATTAACAACGTCATCGAGATACGCTTGGACGCCATCAAGATGGTCACGCTGGAGCGCAGACTCGTTCCCAAGAAGACAAACGACATCG GCGTGTGGATCAACGTGTTGGAGGCCATCGGCGTCTTGGCTGTCATCGCAAACGGGCTGGTCATCGGCGTGTCTTCGGACTTCATCCCCAGACTGGTGTACCGCTACCTCTACGGGCCGTGCGCCAACGGTACCGTGCCAGATATCGA ctGCATGACCGGCTACATCAACAACAGCCTCTCCATCGCCCGGATGGGCGACCACAACATTCTCGAGTTTTCCCCTAATCAGATGGTGACCGCGGGCGGCCTGAATGTCTCCCACTGCAG CTACAAAGATCACAGGAGCAACGAAGATTACAGTTTGACTCCGCAGTTCTGGCTGATCTCAGCCGTTCGCTTCGCGTTTGTCATCCTGTTTGAG CACATCGTCGTCATATTCAAGTTCGTGGCAGCGTGGTTCGTGCCGAGCGCTCCCATGCAGGTCAAGAACGACAGACTCTTTGACAAACTCAACAGGCTAAAAGAGGAACTCAG CTCGTCTGAAGCCTGA